A single window of Aphidius gifuensis isolate YNYX2018 linkage group LG1, ASM1490517v1, whole genome shotgun sequence DNA harbors:
- the LOC122851460 gene encoding monocarboxylate transporter 4 yields MAPSTELKGGCCDSATTKHNGHFESKNDFQLEIKNDNNNEVEVEMVVPPDGGWGWVIVAASFMCNLIVDGIIFSFGTFLKHIVSEFDVSDPEVAMVGSLQTGFYLMAGPFVSALANRYGFRLVAMVGSVISCGAFVLSSMSSSIKILCITYGVIGGVGCGLIYVPAVITTGFYFEKWRALATGIAVCGSGIGAFVLAPVSTELIKNYGWRRAMFIQGVMLLHCAVFGALFRPLRPKRIKVKQFEVKQENIGNESKNPLMIKGISVNSLHASQPLPVGWIFKTNNNAEYPTAAQVIGSNPEIVVNGSVRSLHHVSSIMEKQLSTSEKRLSVPIYPEMDIVTDDIKTTEEENNLLSGDLERLNGRIPTIRRHTISGRRDENGSQHSLKKVGKRNSTSRDPQRPFYRDDIFYGGSLARLPHYKSQMSSVGYHMSVTRLPTAHDVEEEKSGNCYICPESVTRILTTMLDLSLLKSPSFLILAISGGLTMLGFYTPFMYLPGRAKDMGVDDSYGTLMVSVIGIANTIGRIVCGLASSIPRVDTLIVNNIFITVGGLVTMLSCISMTVGYQFSYAAIFGLSISVFAALRSILVVELMGLEKLTNAFGLILLFQGIAATIGTPLAGFLGTYFESTNAPFYIAGAVIVLSAVICYPLKAINRWENRKTNQHLDETTP; encoded by the exons ATGGCGCCATCGACAGAGCTTAAAGGTGGCTGTTGTGATTCAGCAACAACAAAACATAATGGTCATTTTGAAAgtaaaaatgattttcaattggaaattaaaaatgacaataataacgAG gTTGAAGTGGAGATGGTGGTACCACCAGACGGTGGTTGGGGCTGGGTTATTGTTGCAGCATCATTTATGTGTAATTTAATTGTCGATGGAATAATATTTAGTTTTGGaacatttttaaaacacaTTGTCAGTGAATTTGATGTATCTGATCCAGAAGTTGCTATGGTTGGATCATTACAAACTGGCTTTTACTTGATGGcag gtCCATTTGTATCAGCATTAGCAAATAGATATGGATTTCGATTAGTTGCTATGGTTGGAAGTGTTATTAGCTGTGGAGCATTTGTGTTATCTAGTATGAgttcatcaattaaaattctttGCATTACTTACGGTGTTATAG GGGGCGTTGGGTGTGGATTGATATACGTGCCAGCAGTGATAACAACaggattttattttgaaaaatggcGAGCACTTGCAACTGGTATTGCTGTTTGTGGTTCTGGTATTGGTGCTTTTGTACTTGCACCAGTATCAactgagttaattaaaaattatggaTGGAGAAGAGCAATGTTTATTCAGGGTG ttATGTTACTGCATTGTGCTGTATTTGGTGCATTATTTCGTCCACTTCGTCCAAAAAGAATAAAAGTCAAACAATTTGAAgttaaacaagaaaatattgGCAATGAATCAAAAAATCCTTTAATGATAAAAGGTATATCAGTTAATTCACTTCATGCAAGTCAACCACTTCCAGTTGGTtggatatttaaaacaaataataatgctgAATATCCGACAGCAGCTCAAGTCATTGGAAGTAATCCAGAAATTGTTGT caatGGATCAGTACGTTCACTTCATCATGTATCATCAATAATggaaaaacaattatcaacaTCAGAAAAAAGACTTTCAGTACCAATTTATCCAGAAATGGATATTGTAACTGATGACATTAAAACAactgaagaagaaaataatttactttccGGTGACCTAGAAAGACTAAATGGTCGGATACCAACA ATTCGAAGACATACAATTAGTGGACGACGTGATGAAAATGGTAGTCaacattcattaaaaaaagttgGTAAACGTAATTCAACATCAAGAGATCCACAAAGACCATTTTATAgagatgatattttttatggtGGTTCATTGGCAAGATTACCACACTACAAATctcaa atGTCTTCAGTTGGTTATCACATGTCTGTAACAAGATTACCAACAGCTCATGatgttgaagaagaaaaaagtgGAAATTGTTATATATGTCCAGAAAGTGTAACACGTATATTAACAACAATGCTTGAtttaagtttattaaaaagtccatcatttttaatacttgCAATAAGTGGTGGTTTAACAATGCTTGGTTTTTATACACCATTTATGTATTTACcag gTCGTGCTAAAGATATGGGTGTTGATGATAGCTATGGAACATTGATGGTATCTGTTATTGGAATTGCAAATACAATTGGACGTATAGTTTGTGGTTTAGCAAGTAGTATTCCACGTGTTGATACactcattgttaataatatatttataactgTTGGTGGTCTTGTAACAATGTTATCTTGTATATCAATGACTGTTGGATACCAGTTTTCTTATGCTGCTATCTTTGGATTAAGTATTT ctGTTTTTGCTGCATTGAGATCAATTcttgttgttgaattaatgggtttagaaaaattaacaaatgcatttgggcttattttattatttcaaggaATTGCTGCAACTATTGGCACACCTTTGGctg gaTTTCTTGGAACTTATTTTGAGAGTACAAATGCACCATTTTATATTGCTGGTGCAGTTATTGTTTTATCAGCAGTTATATGCTATCCACTTAAAGCAATAAATAGATgggaaaatagaaaaacaaatcaaCACTTAGATGAAACAACaccttaa
- the LOC122851469 gene encoding uncharacterized protein LOC122851469 isoform X2, with the protein MSGQKIVPISTEKKYCYMACPLQDSSGIAANEDTIERAIGAGIRKNSSSHVIKWGGTNNNNSNNNNNNNTNNNNNSNGNKRKQNGNGQKDLSELPTPTASRQVSFNGNRSSGIYTPLVVSNNSPPRGEPVSLATLDRDCFIIPLASLERFLPAGVPHQPIADKKRAGSPLSVLEVEDPKQCILAHFMTPLEPLDPVAESPTTRPLVLQRDTVAELIAEIAPSASQSILLTNMEKNADFPFITYYLINKHNTDPADFYQEVQCAALRKFDPRDMRYAASHTLDLFNEVATIARPPLEPPGGRPPIPSTGYIVSIFKVFEGDDNLKFEQNWLYWTGARMIYRYLPKSVGLKRITLHKSMSQGDKMYLLICECSQLQDNLNAAAILLPALRARLCGYTGLYRPSVCF; encoded by the exons ATGAGTGGACAAAAAATTGTACCAATaagtacagaaaaaaaatattgctataTGGCATGTCCACTTCAAGATTCATCAG GTATTGCTGCTAATGAAGATACTATTGAACGTGCTATTGGTGCaggaattagaaaaaattcatcatcacaTGTTATTAAATGGGGTGGtaccaataacaacaacagcaacaacaacaacaacaacaataccaacaacaacaataatagtaATGGTAATAAGAGAAAACAAAATGGAAATGGGCAAAAAGATTTATCAGAACTACCAACACCAACAGCATCAAGACag GTGTCATTTAATGGTAACAGATCATCTGGAATTTATACACCTCTTGTTGTTTCAAACAACAGTCCACCACGTGGTGAACCAGTATCTCTTGCAACTCTAGATCGTGATTGTTTTATCATTCCTTTAGCTTCACTTGAGCGCTTTTTACCAGCTGGTGTACCA cATCAACCAATTGCAGATAAAAAAAGAGCTGGAAGTCCATTATCAGTTTTAGAAGTTGAAGATCCAAAACAATGTATACTTGCACATTTTATGACACCACTTGAGCCACTAGATCCAGTTGCTGAATCACCAACAACAAGACCATTAGTTTTACAAAGAGATACTGTTGCTGAATTAATTGCTGAAATAGCACCATCAGCATCACAAAGTATATTACTAacaaatatggaaaaaaatg CTGATTTTCCATTCATcacatattatttgataaacaaacaCAATACAGATCCAGCTGATTTTTATCAAGAGGTACAATGTGCAGCATTACGTAAATTTGATCCACGTGATATGCGTTATGCAGCAAGTCATACAttagatttatttaatgaagTTGCAACAATAGCAAGACCACCACTTGAACCACCTGGTGGTAGACCACCAATTCCGTCCACTGGCTATATTGTATCAATATTCAAAGTATTTGAAGGTGATGATAATCTTAAGTTTGAACAAAATTGGCTCTACTGGAcag GGGCAAGAATGATTTATCGTTATTTACCAAAATCAGTTGGATTAAAACGTATAACTCTTCATAAATCAATGTCACAAGGTGACAAGATGTATCTATTGATTTGTGAATGTTCACAATtacaagataatttaaatgcaGCAGCAATATTATTACCAGCATTACGTGCACGTTTATGTGGATACACTGGTCTTTATCGACCATCAGTGTGTTTctga
- the LOC122851469 gene encoding uncharacterized protein LOC122851469 isoform X1, which translates to MNLMFRKNFGADKAPAVETRSGICGGYASSGGATIGNTSASVLPGNPRLGIRSSIIGTGCSSGRGQIRRSREFGYNTMDEHQTHAYRTHLFLSPPTGIAANEDTIERAIGAGIRKNSSSHVIKWGGTNNNNSNNNNNNNTNNNNNSNGNKRKQNGNGQKDLSELPTPTASRQVSFNGNRSSGIYTPLVVSNNSPPRGEPVSLATLDRDCFIIPLASLERFLPAGVPHQPIADKKRAGSPLSVLEVEDPKQCILAHFMTPLEPLDPVAESPTTRPLVLQRDTVAELIAEIAPSASQSILLTNMEKNADFPFITYYLINKHNTDPADFYQEVQCAALRKFDPRDMRYAASHTLDLFNEVATIARPPLEPPGGRPPIPSTGYIVSIFKVFEGDDNLKFEQNWLYWTGARMIYRYLPKSVGLKRITLHKSMSQGDKMYLLICECSQLQDNLNAAAILLPALRARLCGYTGLYRPSVCF; encoded by the exons atGAATCTTATGTTCCGGAAGAACTTTGGTGCGGATAAGGCGCCGGCTGTTGAAACGCGTTCGGGTATTTGCGGTGGTTACGCATCAAGTGGTGGTGCTACTATTGGCAATACTAGTGCTAGTGTATTGCCTGGTAATCCTAGATTAGGAATACGTTCAAGTATTATTGGTACTGGTTGTAGTAGTGGACGTGGACAAATTAGACGTAGTCGTGAATTTGGTTATAACACAATGGATGAACATCAAACTCATGCTTATCGTACACATTTGTTCCTGTCACCACCAACAGGTATTGCTGCTAATGAAGATACTATTGAACGTGCTATTGGTGCaggaattagaaaaaattcatcatcacaTGTTATTAAATGGGGTGGtaccaataacaacaacagcaacaacaacaacaacaacaataccaacaacaacaataatagtaATGGTAATAAGAGAAAACAAAATGGAAATGGGCAAAAAGATTTATCAGAACTACCAACACCAACAGCATCAAGACag GTGTCATTTAATGGTAACAGATCATCTGGAATTTATACACCTCTTGTTGTTTCAAACAACAGTCCACCACGTGGTGAACCAGTATCTCTTGCAACTCTAGATCGTGATTGTTTTATCATTCCTTTAGCTTCACTTGAGCGCTTTTTACCAGCTGGTGTACCA cATCAACCAATTGCAGATAAAAAAAGAGCTGGAAGTCCATTATCAGTTTTAGAAGTTGAAGATCCAAAACAATGTATACTTGCACATTTTATGACACCACTTGAGCCACTAGATCCAGTTGCTGAATCACCAACAACAAGACCATTAGTTTTACAAAGAGATACTGTTGCTGAATTAATTGCTGAAATAGCACCATCAGCATCACAAAGTATATTACTAacaaatatggaaaaaaatg CTGATTTTCCATTCATcacatattatttgataaacaaacaCAATACAGATCCAGCTGATTTTTATCAAGAGGTACAATGTGCAGCATTACGTAAATTTGATCCACGTGATATGCGTTATGCAGCAAGTCATACAttagatttatttaatgaagTTGCAACAATAGCAAGACCACCACTTGAACCACCTGGTGGTAGACCACCAATTCCGTCCACTGGCTATATTGTATCAATATTCAAAGTATTTGAAGGTGATGATAATCTTAAGTTTGAACAAAATTGGCTCTACTGGAcag GGGCAAGAATGATTTATCGTTATTTACCAAAATCAGTTGGATTAAAACGTATAACTCTTCATAAATCAATGTCACAAGGTGACAAGATGTATCTATTGATTTGTGAATGTTCACAATtacaagataatttaaatgcaGCAGCAATATTATTACCAGCATTACGTGCACGTTTATGTGGATACACTGGTCTTTATCGACCATCAGTGTGTTTctga
- the LOC122851497 gene encoding cytochrome c oxidase assembly factor 5, which yields MRYEGKDEKLKDQSKCAGVRADLKICLLESDCCKIDKKTPKECMRINDPSISEECKALRNVLFECKRSLLDGRRRFRGPKGY from the exons atgaGATACgaaggaaaagatgaaaaattaaaagatcaaTCAAAATGTGCTGGTGTTCGTGCTGACTTGAAAATTTGTCTCTTGGAAAGTGACTGCTGCAAAATA gATAAAAAAACACCAAAAGAATGTATGAGAATAAACGATCCTTCTATATCTGAGGAGTGCAAAGCATTGAGAAATGTACTTTTCGAATGCAAAAGATCTttg CTCGATGGGAGAAGGCGTTTTCGTGGTCCAAAAGGAtactga
- the LOC122851524 gene encoding uncharacterized protein LOC122851524 — protein sequence MEHFDEHQLEKTDQQLFIDSFNICCELLKRKGYHLGERETNIFSKLSFNYGHDMYDAMMVIMDKIEKSNGHKVAVRKSKVKSRKIVTEEATCDSSYEDNNEQLNQKQFGKMSISKFQAAVGKKLKKKKGKKSKVTGRISKRVSRKTNNKKSCHECHHDDNDDDDVPNAIDYSMILERVDDYCLANIFMNFPVCERPKFALVCKKWKRALDDSWHNVNKLELTHWHLKKSPNFLKANYPTIDGQFNFLKSLLNKCGGYLRKLDLTTYSHCNIVPVISENCPNLVELRLRIKYIDEAALTNAFIRLSKLQVLKIAFQKFSCDRKYVPVTLIKSLLNVADTLTHLNLSYWAAAESPEEIPELPEEFISVFTELKALKKFRMRGINASLDIIVSFGHCKNVELKFCSNYTRYQEAKEGRKIVEEN from the exons ATGGAACATTTTGATGAACATCAGCTTGAGAAAACtgatcaacaattgtttattgactcatttaatatttgttgtgaacttttaaaaagaaaagggTATCATCTTGGGGAACGTGAaaccaatatattttcaaagttgTCATTTAATTATGGTCATGACATGTATGATGCCATGATGGTAATTATggacaaaattgaaaaatccaATGGACACAAAGTTGCAGTTAGAAAATCAAAAgttaaatcaagaaaaattgtAACAGAAGAAGCCACTTGTGACTCAAGTTATGAAGATAATAATGAACAATTGAATCAAAAACAATTTGGCAAAATGAGCATTAGCAAATTCCAGGCTgcagttggaaaaaagttaaaaaaaaaaaagggaaaaaaatcTAAGGTTACAGGTCGAATTTCGAAACGTGTTTCTCGCAAAACGAATAATAAA aaatcCTGTCACGAATGTCaccatgatgataatgatgatgatgatgttccAAACGCCATAGATTATTCGATGATACTTGAACGTGTTGATGATTATTGCCTGGCTaatatattcatgaattttCCAGTATGTGAAAGACCAAAATTTGCATTGG tatgcaaaaaatggaaaagagCTCTTGATGATTCTTGGCATAATGTCAATAAACTCGAACTAACTCATTGGCATTTAAAAAAGAgtccaaattttttaaaggcAAATTATCCAACAATCGATggacaattcaattttttaaaatcattgctTAATAAATGTGGTGgttatttaagaaaattagACTTGACAACATATAGCCATTGTAATATAGTGCCAGTTATCAGTGAAAATTGTCCAAATCTCGTAGAACTTCGattgagaataaaatatattgacgaAGCAGCATTAACTAATGCATTTATACGTCTTTCTAAACTACAAGTATTGAAAATtgcatttcaaaaattttcatgtgaTCGTAAATATGTACCTGTTACTTTAATCAAGTCATTGTTAAACGTTGCTGATACATTGACTCATCTGAATTTATCATATTGGGCTGCAGCAGAATCACCAGAGGAAATCCCTGAATTGCCAGAAGAATTTATTAGT gtGTTTACTGAATTAAAAGCcttgaaaaaatttcgaatGAGGGGTATAAATGCATCTCTTGATATAATTGTGTCTTTTGGTCATTGTAAAAACGTGGAATTAAAATTCTGTTCGAATTATACGCGTTATCAAGAAGCAAAAGAAGGCAGAAAAATCgttgaagaaaattaa
- the LOC122860581 gene encoding uncharacterized protein LOC122860581: protein MHHKYFIVVLILLAIVEIKNAEFVTLAITTISVISSIVTIYLAAEQQFSPDETANRVNDNIFDLSQTIANRLDKLNSELNNIEIFIKNYLAAKDYSDQYEHVHDYIDRIDFLYKESQKWARYLKENKTWDLDSKIDQMISLDLDYPQAVLFQLGRYFFQIRRRPKPTFLHKFYDAILQDTNSTLCDQDVTPHYQLFSFYKKLIYTEVKGFAAMAFSYLWKNGSTSEMEAVQSKRIKSIIEYTKLFQEKMKFSKNFIRRCNAKEKEELIIIGNKTYASFNNMYYTTVLDMSNFMLYTENPKPTFRMCQLHNECTGQSHSYDKICPGWISNCKEVWSIDYCERNEEDQTSTKNYYWIKYTELDTRKEKILGDKNHPCKSTQLSNEVLGGSPIFKKTTEHYPVYCDCVDENIRRQSKSIRAFSFLWVATGARIVAQDRMIHIQLREARLLPNGGIDKESERWIPLPTFKYRKNFPNVAIYANGTKYQLKENIDFGPIHNHHDKEICLQKIISDEELLLTDVRFDYDFNTADFGKRFRLKAKYVGFNYRNGTITHKMERKGPSCKDLPELILNNPDDPLKFNTHPHDSKENQFITIRASDLIKDASQTTIPFFDLLEIAPKTSVPLNGIELFHKGQIDGTSGGYISLKLYPLNLTMYMNPPKLLPDMSNLKNITMPEFDHKKILELSSDETYLSNNL from the exons ATGCATCATAAATACTTTATTGTTGTGTTAATATTACTGGCTATTGTCGAGATTAAAAATGCTGAATTTGTAACACTTGCAATTACAACAATTAGTGTAATATCTAGTATAGTAACAATTTATTTGGCTGCAGAACAACAATTTTCACCAGATGAGACAGCCAATCGAGTGAATGATAACATCTTTGATCTCTCTCAGACAATAGCAAACAGACTTGATAAACTAAATTCAGAGCTTaacaatattgaaatttttataaaaaattatctagcaGCAAAAGATTACTCAGATCAGTATGAACACGTACATGATTATATTGAtagaattgattttttatacaagGAAAGTCAAAAATGGGCAAGATACTTGAAGGAAAATAAAACATGGGATCTTGACAGTAAAATTGATCAAATGATATCTCTTGATCTTGATTATCCACAAGcagttttatttcaattgggcagatatttttttcaaataagaaGAAGACCTAAACCAACTTTTTTACACAAATTTTATGATGCAATTTTAcag GATACAAATAGCACACTCTGTGATCAGGATGTAACCCCACactatcaattattttcattttataaaaaacttatttatacAGAAGTTAAAGGTTTTGCTGCAATggcattttcatatttatggaaaaatggTTCAACATCTGAAATGGAAGCAGTGCAaagtaaaagaataaaaagtaTCATTGAATACACAAAattgtttcaagaaaaaatgaaatttagtaaaaattttatacgacGATGTAATGCAAAAGAGAAAGAAGAACTAATAATCATAG gTAATAAAACATATGCTTCTTTCAACAATATGTATTACACAACTGTACTCGATATGTCAAACTTTATGCTTTATACTGAAAACCCAAAGCCTACTTTTCGAATGTGTCAATTACACAACGAGTGCACTGGTCAAAGTCATagttatgataaaatatgtCCTGGTTGGATTTCGAATTGTAAAGAAGTATGGAGTATCGACTATTGTGAGCGA aaTGAAGAAGATCAAACAAGTACCAAAAATTACTATTGGATAAAATACACAGAACTTGATACAAGAAAGGAAAAGATTTTAGGTGATAAAAATCATCCTTGTAAATCAACTCAATTGTCAAATGAAGTTCTAGGTGGTAGTCCaatctttaaaaaaaccaCTGAACATTATCCAGTTTATTGTGATTGCGTAGATGAAAATATTCGCCGTCAGAGCAAATCAATTCGagcttttagttttttatg GGTAGCAACTGGTGCAAGAATTGTTGCTCAAGATCGTATGATTCATATTCAACTTCGAGAAGCTAGACTTTTGCCAAATGGAGGAATTGATAAAGAAAGTGAAAGATGGATACCACTTCCAACATTTAAGTATCGTAAAAATTTTCCCAATGTAGCAATTTATGCAAATGGAACGAAGTAtcaattgaaagaaaatattgattttggcCCAATACATAATCATCATGATAAAGAAAtttgtttacaaaaaataatttccgaTGAAGAACTTTTATTAACtg ATGTGAGATTTGACTATGATTTTAACACTGCAGACTTTGGAAAACGTTTTAGACTTAAAGCAAAATATGTTGGTTTCAACTATCGAAATGGAACGATTACTCATAAAATGGAAAGAAAAGGACCATCATGCAAAGATCT ACctgaattgattttaaataatccagATGATCCACTCAAATTTAATACACATCCACATGATTCCAaggaaaatcaatttattactATCAGAGCATCAGACTTGATTAAGGATGCATCACAAACAACTATTCCATTTTTTGATCTTTTAGAAATTGCACCTAAAACGAGCGTACCACTTAACGGGattgaattatttcataaagGACAGATTGATGGTACATCTGGTGGatatatttctttgaaattaTATCCATTAAATTTGACTATGTATATGAATCCACCAAAATTACTTCCTGACATGTCAAATCTAAAGAACATAACGATGCCAGAATTTGATCACAAAAAGATTTTAGAGTTGTCATCTGATGAAACTTATCTTTCAAATAacttataa
- the LOC122860590 gene encoding uncharacterized protein LOC122860590, producing MNNIGSTIEKYILQQEYLRQYEKLYDNVDRISFLYNETRRWAKSEEKNKTWDLQSRTSQMISLDSDYPQSVLFTLRKFFFPIKKIECDEDQITPHHELFLLYKQIIYTEVQSMAAMAFAYMWRHENNKAINELNKVKMERIKSIIEYTSLFRNKMKFARNFIRRCDENYKKNETKIDHKTYAAFDNVFYKIVLFREHFEPTDTITEWEIPDPFRMCQIHNDCRDSNHRYDKICPGLIKNCQRALTIEYCQRNGEDQTSTKKYYWMIVRNLEKSMNFGDINHPCEPFSFHRKNIFHTDYIKNIQIPVYCDCIDDSIYTRNDTIRAFSLLWSQTSDNMVATGARLVAKDRMIHIQLREGKLLPYGGIDKKTERWIPLPTFESYENFPKVAIDSNGKRHSLSENIDFVSIHHLYARTICLQKLTLAEKHLLTGVRFNYEYLDKDLERCFKFEVKYVGFNYQHGNITSTRKYKKQSCKKLPELILNNPDDPLKFNTHPHDSKENQLIKIRASDLIKDASQSTIPFFDLLEIAPETSLPITGIELFHKGQIDGTSGGYISLKLYPINLTMYMNPPLLPDTLNIHNITIPEFG from the exons atgaacaatattGGAAgtactattgaaaaatatatattacaacaaGAATACTTGAGAcagtatgaaaaattatatgacaATGTTGATAgaattagttttttatataatgaaacTCGAAGATGGGCAAAATCcgaagagaaaaataaaacatgggATCTTCAAAGCAGAACTAGTCAGATGATATCTCTTGATTCTGATTATCCTCAATCAGTCTTGTTTAccttgagaaaatttttttttccaataa AGAAGATTGAATGTGACGAGGATCAGATAACGCCACatcatgaattatttttattatataaacaaattatttatacagaaGTTCAAAGCATGGCTGCAATGGCTTTTGCATATATGTGGagacatgaaaataataaggctattaatgaattgaataaagtaaaaatgGAAAGAATAAAAAGTATCATTGAATACACCagtttgtttagaaataaaatgaaatttgctAGAAATTTCATTCGACGATGTgatgaaaattacaaaaaaaatgaaaccaaGATAG ATCATAAAACATATGCTGCTTTCGATAATGTATTCTACAAAATTGTACTCTTTAGAGAACATTTTGAGCCAACTGATACAATTACCGAATGGGAAATACCAGATCCTTTTCGAATGTGTCAAATACATAATGATTGCCGTGACAGTAATCATAgatatgataaaatttgtcCTGGTTTGATTAAGAATTGTCAAAGAGCATTGACTATCGAGTATTGTCAACGA aacGGAGAAGATCAAACAAgtaccaaaaaatattattggatgATAGTtagaaatttagaaaaatccATGAACTTTGGTGATATAAATCATCCATGCGAGCCATTTTCATTCCATagaaagaatatttttcatacagattacattaaaaatattcaaattccTGTTTATTGTGATTGCATTGATGATAGTATTTACACTCGAAACGATACAATCCGAGCTTTCAGTTTGTTATGGTCACAAACGAGTGATAACAT GGTAGCAACTGGTGCAAGACTTGTTGCAAAAGATCGTATGATTCATATTCAGCTTCGTGAAGGTAAACTTTTGCCTTATGGaggaattgataaaaaaactgaGAGATGGATACCACTACCAACCTTTGaatcatatgaaaattttcctAAGGTGGCAATTGATTCAAATGGCAAGCGACATTCATTGAGCGAAAATATAGATTTTGTTTCTATACATCATCTGTATGCAAGAACGATATGTTTACAAAAACTGACTCTTGCTGAAAAGCATTTATTGACGG GGGTGAGGTTCAACTATGAGTATCTCGATAAAGACTTAGAAAGATGTTTCAAGTTTGAAGTAAAATATGTTggttttaattatcaacatgGAAACATAACATctacaagaaaatataaaaaacaatcatgCAAAAagct ACctgaattgattttaaataatccagATGATCCACTCAAATTTAATACACATCCACATGATTCTAAGGAAAATCAACTTATTAAAATCAGAGCATCAGACTTGATTAAGGATGCATCACAATCAACTATTCCATTTTTCGATCTTTTAGAAATTGCACCTGAAACAAGCCTACCAATTACTGGGATTGAATTATTTCACAAAGGACAGATTGATGGTACATCTGGTGGatatatttctttgaaattatatccaataaatttaactatgTATATGAATCCACCATTACTTCCCGATACTTTAAATATTCACAACATAACAATCCCTGAATTTGGATAA